In the Sandaracinus amylolyticus genome, ATCTACTTCGTCCGTGCAGTCGGCACGCCGTACGTGAAGGTCGGCTTCGCCTCGGAGGACGTGGCGGCGAGGGTCGCGACGCTGCAGTGCGGGTGCCCGCACCTGCTCGCGATCCTCGGCGTGATCGACGGCGACATGACGGCAGAGGCCGAGCTCCACCGGGTGCTCGGACACCGACGCGTGCGGGGCGAGTGGTTCGCGATCGAGGGCGAGTCGCTACCCGCGCTACTCGATGAGATCGACGCGGCGCGGCGCGGTCGTGCCGCGTGGAACGCGTCGGACGCGAGGGGCCCCGCGTTCCTCGGCGAGCGGATCGCGCACCGGGTCGGAGCGCTGCGCGACGAGCTCCAGAAGCTCCGCGACGTCGTGTCGTCGATGGGCATCGACACGGGGCACGAGGGCCGGATCGATGCCGCGATCGAGGCGCTCCGATGATCGGCGCCCTCCGACTCGGCCTCGAGCTCCCCTGCCCGCTCTGCCCGCGGAGCCTGCCGGCGGGCAAGGACCTGTGCTCGAAGTGCGAAGGCGAGTTCCGCCCGACCCCGCTGCGCGCGTGGCGAGCCGTGCACGACGTCTCACTGCTCGAGCTGCAGGAGGACACGGGGCTCTCGAAGCGCACGGTCCTGCGCGCCGACGCGGGCGAACGGATGAGCCACGAGGCGGCGCGCGCGCTCGCGAAGCGCACGGGCCTGCACTGGCGTGTGTTCCGGCCGAAGACGAGCGCGCCCGCGGGCGCGGGAGGTGTGTGATGACGACGATCGGGAAGTGGACCGCGCAGGCCTGCGACGCGTGCTCGCGACCGCCGGGTGCAAGCCGCGTCGGGCGTTGGTGCACCTGCGGCGGAGACCCGGAGCGACGTCTGCCTGTCGGGGCCTATCGCGCGACCGAGACTCGACCGCGCACGCTGCGCGACGACCTCGAGGTGCTGCGCGAGCGCGTCGACGCGGCGCTCGCAGCGATGTCGCGCCGCGCAGACGGCTTAGAGCTCATGCACCTGCACGTCGCGCTGCGGCGCGTCGAGCGCAGGATCGGCCCGCCGCTCTCGCTGAATCGCCCTGGCCCCGGCGCGAAACTGCTCGCGCGTGCCTGCGACATGGCAGCGGCCGCGCTCGATGGGACGCGATGGCCGAGCGACCACCTGCAGCACCTCGCAGACGAGGCCGCGGGCGAGGCGCGTCACACGGCGGCGTTGCTGCGCGGAAGAGGCGAGTCGTGAGCACGCTCGCCGAGCACATCGAGCGCGATCCCGCCGCGGTGCTCGAGGTCTTCGAGGACCTCGCGCGTTCGGCTCGCATGGGCCGGCTCCGACGGGCCGGCGGAGGCGCGTACCGCGAGTGCTCGTGGTGCGAGAAGTCATCGTGCGCGTCGGACGCGTGGAGCTGACGTGATGGCCAACTTCGTCCACCGGAAGAACACCGACGACGGACCGCGCTACCGCGTCTGGAACACGGTCGTCGA is a window encoding:
- a CDS encoding GIY-YIG nuclease family protein, translated to MIYFVRAVGTPYVKVGFASEDVAARVATLQCGCPHLLAILGVIDGDMTAEAELHRVLGHRRVRGEWFAIEGESLPALLDEIDAARRGRAAWNASDARGPAFLGERIAHRVGALRDELQKLRDVVSSMGIDTGHEGRIDAAIEALR